In Methanooceanicella nereidis, the sequence CAGAAGTCCATTGAGGACATGGTAGCGCATTACCTTGGAAAGGAAGGTATCCTTGCGTTCAAGAGCGTTTCCGAGTCGGACATGAAGAAGATCAGCAAGGCAATAGGCGGTCGCATAGTCACAAAATTAGAGGAGATCGACACCAAGAAGGATCTCGGTACCGCGGGCATCGTCGAGGAGAGGCGCGTCGGCGGCGAGGACAGCATGCTGTTCATTGAGAAATGCAAGAACCCGAAGGCAGTATCCGTCCTGCTCAGGGGAGGTACGGACACGCTTCTGGACGAGCTGGAAAGAGCCCTTCATGACTCCATACGCGTCGTCGGCGTTGCCGTAGAGGATAAAATGATCGTCCCGGGCGGAGGCGCACCTGAGATAGAGCTTGGATTAAGGCTGAAGCAATATGCGGCCTCCATCGGCGGCAGGGAACAGCTGGCTGTAGAGGCTTTCGCCAACTCTCTCGACATCATCCCGAGAACACTGGCAGAGAATGCAGGCCTGGATCCCATAGATATGCTCGTTGCCTTAAGGAGCAAGCATGAATCCAAGAACGGCAAGAACTTTGGTCTGAACGTATACATCGGAAAGCCGGAGGATATGATAAAGGAAGGCGTCATCGAGCCCTTACGTGTCAAGAAGCAGGCATTAGGGTCCGCAGCAGAGGCCGCCATAATGATCCTAAGGATCGACGATGTCATAGCGTCCGCAGGGCCGAGCGAACAGGAGATAATGGAAGCCCAGGCTGCAGCGCAGGCCCAGATGAGAGCCGGCGGAATGGGTGGCATGGGCGGAATGGGCGGAATGGGATTCTGAGCCCATCCCCTTTTTAATTTTTTTCGTCTAATAATACGGTTTTTTATTGATCCAAATATGGGATACCGGCAGGTATCTATAGCGGTCACGAATTCTTTGATATTGTCCGTGATATTTTTCGTAATGAGAGATCATAGCCATATTTTTATCTCTCAAAGGACATCTCAAAGGCTATTGTTAAAAAAGGCGTTGATTCCTTGAGATGTCCTTTGAGATGAAAATGCATCATGCCCATGTACGGCATGTCAGATCACCGTCCGATCAGACGATGATCATATTGGTCTACGAAATGACGACACGCTACACCTTGCATATAAAAATGATCTTTATCCATTATGATGATGGAGATACCTATATTAGGGCTGACATTATAATTCAGGGCTGCTAAATGCCATCAATATCTTATGTTCGAAAATATAATCGATCTTGGATACGAAGGCCCTAACAGAGGGAACATATGCGCAAATTCGATCTTCATATGCACTCAAAATACTCCAGGGACGGGATACTTGATCCGGAAACGATCGTCAAGATCGCGCTGAAGAGAGGCCTTGACGGGCTTGCGGTCACTGACCATGATACCATAAGGGGCGGACTTGCGGCAAAAAAGGTCGCGCCAAAAGGTCTCGAGGTCATTTGTGGCTGCGAAGTGAGTACGGACAGGGGGGACGTCATTGGGCTGTTCCTTAGCGAGGAGATAAGGTCCAGATGTCACATTGATGTCATAGAGGAGATACGATCCCAGGGCGGCGTGGCTATTGTCCCGCACCCGTTCGACAGTATGCGCGGCTCGGCTTTCTGGCTCAGGGAAGATGACTCGAGAAAGATCGACGGCGTGGAAGTGATGAACGCCCGCTGCATATTCAGGAGATCCAATAATGCCGCAGTAGATTATGCCGATAGGTATAGCCTGGCAAAAGTGGGCGGCAGCGATGCCCATTTTGGCGCAGAGATCGGAAATGCGGGCACTCTGATACCTGAAGATTCTGATGTCAGGGAGTCGATATTGAAAAACCGTACTATGGCATATGGAAACATCTCATCGCCGTTCTT encodes:
- a CDS encoding PHP-associated domain-containing protein, which codes for MRKFDLHMHSKYSRDGILDPETIVKIALKRGLDGLAVTDHDTIRGGLAAKKVAPKGLEVICGCEVSTDRGDVIGLFLSEEIRSRCHIDVIEEIRSQGGVAIVPHPFDSMRGSAFWLREDDSRKIDGVEVMNARCIFRRSNNAAVDYADRYSLAKVGGSDAHFGAEIGNAGTLIPEDSDVRESILKNRTMAYGNISSPFFNFRTTALLMRRRIYKTRKDS